One window of Sardina pilchardus chromosome 2, fSarPil1.1, whole genome shotgun sequence genomic DNA carries:
- the pold4 gene encoding DNA polymerase delta subunit 4 has translation MPVAAMPAKRGGLITDYFKTVKKVRKEDTQRKSPPPPEPESESPQLSERERDLLELKNFDLDWRFGPCTGISRLQRWEQALLHGLDPPQEIRELLLSRENDPDYSHCLWRDYAL, from the exons ATGCCAGTTGCAG CCATGCCAGCCAAACGCGGTGGGCTGATCACAGACTACTTTAAAACGGTGAAGAAAGTGAGGAAGGAGGACACCCAGAGGaagtctccaccaccaccagagccag AGTCAGAGAGTCCGCAgttgtcagagagagaaagagatctgCTGGAACTGAAGAACTTTGACTTGGACTGGCGCTTTGGGCCTTGCACTG GCATTAGCCGACTGCAACGCTGGGAGCAAGCACTGCTGCATGGGTTAGACCCTCCTCAGGAGATCAGAGAACTGCTGCTGAGCAGAGAGAATGACCCTGACTACTCACACTG CTTGTGGCGTGACTACGCCCTGTGA